Genomic window (Sebaldella sp. S0638):
GCAATAGGAATTAGTATCTGGAATGTTATTGCCAAAATATTACTAATCTGTATTTCCAAATCTGATCACCTTCTTACTGAAAATTTTGCTTATCTGCGGTGCCGCCACGAATAGTATAACCAGACTCTGTATTACTTTTATCATACTGGAAGAAATAGAGGTTTCCAGTGTCATTCTAAGAGCTCCCGAATCCAGCATACCAAAAAGCAGTGAAGTAAGTATTATCCCAAACGGATTATTTCTTCCTAATACTGCTACGGCTATTCCCGTAAAACCATATGAAGGTGAGAATGTGTCTACGAATCTGTAATATTTAGCTGTTATTTCTGTCACACCTGCCATAGAAGCTATTCCTCCGCTTAATGCCATTGTAGCTATCATTGTTATTTTGGGATTTATTCCCGCTGCCTCTGATGAAAAGAAATTCAAGCCGACTGTTCTTATTTTAAATCCAGCTGATGTTTTCCAAAGCAGTATATAGACGGCTATTATAATAAGTACAGCTACAAAGACTGCATTCGTCAGCTGTGAACTTGTCGTATAACGTACGAATCTTGCATTTTCCGATATTTGTTTTGTGTGTGCCTGCATTCCTTCATCTTTAAACGGTCCGTTTACAAGGTAAGAAGTAAAAAGCTGGGCTACATAATTCAGCATTATACATACGATTACCTCGTTTATTCCCCTTACAGCCTTTAAATACCCCGGAATAAAGCCCCATACAGCACCGCCTATGAATCCGGCAATTATTATAAGAGGGAGCAGTATTACTTTGGGAAGCCCAGGAAAAGCAAGCGCCGTAAGAACAGAACACATTGATCCTATATAAAGCTGCCCTTCTGCCCCTATGTTAAATAACCCTCCGCGTGAAGCCACGGCTACTGCAAGTCCTGTAAACATCAGAGGAATACTCATTGCTATTGTGTTATATAAAGCCCTTGTATTTCCAAAAGCTCCCTGTATGAGATAAGAATACGCCTCCACAGGAGATTCATTCATCAAAAGAATAATTACGGAACTTACTAGAAAAGCCAGTATTATAGCTATTATGGACGACCATATATCCTTTACGGATTTTATGCTCGATATCTCTTTCAAAACCAAACCCAAATCCTTTTTTTTATTTTCCATATTTTTCTAACCTTTCCCCTGCCATAAGCAGTCCTATTTCTTCTCTTTCCAGCTCTCCGGCATTCACAAGACCATTTATCTCGCCTTCATAAAATACAGCTATTCTGTCACTTAGTTTCATTATCTCGGAAAGCTCGGCCGAGATCAGAAGTATGGCTTTTCCCTGTGAACGTAATTCCAAAAGAATATTATGTATAAATTCTATTGCACCTATATCCAGCCCTCTTATGGGCTGTGCCGCTATTACCAATTCAGGACTGTGGCTTACTTCACGGCTGAGTATTACTTTCTGCTGGTTTCCTCCTGACAGATTTCCTATTGTGTGTTCCGGCCCCGGTACTTTTATATCAAATTTTTCTATCATTTCTTTACTGTAGTCTGTAAGTTTTCCATATTTTACGAATTTATTTCTGGTAAACTGACTGCTGTCCTGATACCCCAAAAGATAATTTTCCTTTATGCTGAATTCTTTCACCATTGCTCTTTTATGCCTGTCGGAAGGTATATATCCTATTCCCATTTCTCTTCGTTCATGTACACTTTTTCTCGTAATATTTTCGTTATTTATAAATATTTCCCCGTCCAAAGGCTTTCGCAGACCCATTATTATCTCTTCCAGTTCCAGCTGACCGTTTCCTTCCACACCGGCTATCCCGAGAATCTCCCCTGCCCTCACTGTAAAATCTACTTTACTTTGGGATTTCTCTAAAAGTTTCAGTCCTTTTACGGAAAGAATCACATCCCCGGCTTTCACATCTTCTTTTTTTATTTCAAAATTCACATCTCTGCCCACCATATAATATGCAAGTTCTGCGGGGCTGGTTTCTTCTTTATTCAAGGTTACTACTTTTTTTCCATTTCTCAAAACTGTTATTCTGTCAGAAAGCTCCATTGTTTCATTTAGTTTATGCGTAATAAAAATTATTGTTTTGCCGTCTTTTTTCAGGCTTTTCAATATTTTAAACAGTTCTTCCACTTCCTGCGGTGTAAGCACTGCGGTAGGTTCATCAAGAATAATAATATCCGCCCCTCTGTAAAGGGTTTTTAATATCTCCACTCTCTGCTTCACGCCTACAGACAAATTATCCACTTTTTCATCCAGTTCTATTTTAAAACTATATTTTTGTGCCAGTTCATTT
Coding sequences:
- a CDS encoding ATP-binding cassette domain-containing protein, giving the protein MSLVIEMKNITKTFPGVKANDDITFEVEKNEIHCLLGENGTGKSTLMNILFGLYKPDKGEIFINGEKSTISNPREAFHKGIGMVHQHFMLVSQMSVLENIILGKEHGNFFMDLKESRKVINELAQKYSFKIELDEKVDNLSVGVKQRVEILKTLYRGADIIILDEPTAVLTPQEVEELFKILKSLKKDGKTIIFITHKLNETMELSDRITVLRNGKKVVTLNKEETSPAELAYYMVGRDVNFEIKKEDVKAGDVILSVKGLKLLEKSQSKVDFTVRAGEILGIAGVEGNGQLELEEIIMGLRKPLDGEIFINNENITRKSVHERREMGIGYIPSDRHKRAMVKEFSIKENYLLGYQDSSQFTRNKFVKYGKLTDYSKEMIEKFDIKVPGPEHTIGNLSGGNQQKVILSREVSHSPELVIAAQPIRGLDIGAIEFIHNILLELRSQGKAILLISAELSEIMKLSDRIAVFYEGEINGLVNAGELEREEIGLLMAGERLEKYGK
- a CDS encoding ABC transporter permease; amino-acid sequence: MENKKKDLGLVLKEISSIKSVKDIWSSIIAIILAFLVSSVIILLMNESPVEAYSYLIQGAFGNTRALYNTIAMSIPLMFTGLAVAVASRGGLFNIGAEGQLYIGSMCSVLTALAFPGLPKVILLPLIIIAGFIGGAVWGFIPGYLKAVRGINEVIVCIMLNYVAQLFTSYLVNGPFKDEGMQAHTKQISENARFVRYTTSSQLTNAVFVAVLIIIAVYILLWKTSAGFKIRTVGLNFFSSEAAGINPKITMIATMALSGGIASMAGVTEITAKYYRFVDTFSPSYGFTGIAVAVLGRNNPFGIILTSLLFGMLDSGALRMTLETSISSSMIKVIQSLVILFVAAPQISKIFSKKVIRFGNTD